A genome region from Micromonospora inyonensis includes the following:
- a CDS encoding transposase family protein codes for MSVTYTAVLPAREETVSFLANLLTNERVRRGTRANTRSLSVRDQAILVLRWFLDGTRMRQLAQDNAIGKSTGYDYLHEGIDVLAARSPSLHGALLAAKAAGHGHVNIDGMLIETDRCRTPGPTPGVDLWWSGKHDNHGGNVQVVTVGDGWPIWTSPVRPGREHDTTALRAHTEILPTLANAGDDLRTLGDLGYEGESDTITVAFKRPKGGQLTLAQQQLNKAHNSVRAIGERGNSLLKTTFKALRNISLDPWRIGKIVAAALVILHIEHTRTT; via the coding sequence ATGAGTGTCACATACACCGCGGTGCTGCCAGCACGCGAGGAGACCGTGAGCTTTCTGGCCAACCTGCTGACGAACGAACGCGTCCGGCGCGGCACCCGCGCCAACACCCGTTCACTGTCAGTGCGAGACCAGGCGATACTGGTCCTTCGCTGGTTCCTGGACGGCACCCGGATGAGGCAACTGGCCCAGGACAACGCCATCGGCAAGTCAACCGGCTACGACTACCTCCACGAAGGCATCGACGTGCTCGCGGCCCGCTCGCCGAGCCTGCACGGAGCGCTGCTGGCCGCGAAAGCCGCCGGCCACGGCCACGTCAACATCGACGGGATGCTGATCGAGACCGACCGGTGTCGCACCCCAGGCCCCACCCCCGGCGTTGACCTCTGGTGGTCCGGCAAACACGACAACCATGGCGGCAACGTCCAGGTCGTCACCGTCGGCGACGGCTGGCCGATCTGGACCTCGCCCGTGCGGCCCGGCCGCGAACATGACACCACCGCGCTGCGCGCCCACACCGAGATCCTGCCGACCCTGGCCAACGCCGGCGACGACCTACGCACCCTCGGCGACCTCGGCTACGAGGGCGAGTCCGACACGATCACCGTCGCGTTCAAAAGACCCAAAGGCGGCCAGCTCACCCTGGCACAACAGCAGCTGAACAAGGCCCACAACAGCGTCCGCGCGATCGGCGAACGCGGCAACTCGCTGCTCAAGACAACCTTCAAGGCGCTACGCAACATCAGCCTGGACCCATGGCGGATCGGAAAGATCGTCGCCGCGGCCCTCGTCATCCTCCACATCGAGCACACCCGCACAACATGA
- a CDS encoding cyclic-phosphate processing receiver domain-containing protein, whose amino-acid sequence MTGKHRRIVLVDDLRSFTDGRVAQVARTSKAGIEALGRYRGQRLDELWLDHDLGEDDTIWPVVEVLEQAAFEDQPFDIGVVYIHSANPAGAAKMTQALRRWGYPVRSAAGSPHVGYQAEAE is encoded by the coding sequence ATGACCGGGAAGCACCGACGAATCGTGCTGGTCGACGACCTGCGCTCGTTCACGGATGGCCGGGTGGCGCAGGTGGCGCGCACGAGCAAGGCGGGAATCGAGGCTCTGGGTCGGTATCGCGGCCAGCGGTTAGACGAACTGTGGCTCGACCACGACCTAGGCGAGGACGACACCATCTGGCCGGTCGTCGAGGTACTGGAACAAGCCGCGTTCGAGGACCAGCCGTTCGATATCGGCGTGGTGTACATCCACTCAGCGAATCCTGCCGGGGCGGCAAAGATGACGCAGGCACTGCGACGGTGGGGCTACCCCGTCCGCTCGGCGGCCGGGTCACCACACGTCGGCTATCAGGCCGAGGCCGAGTAG
- a CDS encoding helix-turn-helix domain-containing protein, with protein MDDLGAQLRQARTEAGATLASIAARTCYSASHLSNVESGRRTATPDIVLAYARALGDPDVRRRHLLQAATIGPIAASELIRSGFTAALAGRRDSEDRWRDRVDQYGRDYMEIGADSLQTRLAGDLVVLQQQLDSPTMWATAARALTTYGKTTKDPTEAIGWYDTARIAADRSDDLAVRVWVRGRAAIALAYEGAALPVAKRYADEAIALSDRPSLGRLQALMARAHVAAGRGDITGAIAADEDARRVFDQTASPDGEISDAAVPAWRMATFRSMLYARLGITRPGEQAQADADRLRPPSLTRFATHVELHRALMMTKSGDRSGGLAYARRAWATLPADRRSQTLGLVLQEVERAARKPA; from the coding sequence ATGGATGACCTCGGCGCACAACTGAGGCAGGCTCGTACTGAGGCAGGCGCGACGCTGGCCTCCATCGCGGCCCGTACCTGCTACTCGGCTTCGCACCTGAGCAACGTCGAGTCGGGACGCCGGACCGCGACGCCGGACATCGTGCTCGCCTACGCGCGAGCGTTGGGAGACCCGGACGTGAGACGCAGGCACCTTCTCCAAGCCGCCACCATCGGCCCGATCGCCGCCAGCGAGCTGATCCGATCCGGCTTCACCGCCGCCCTCGCCGGCCGACGGGACAGCGAAGACCGCTGGCGTGACCGGGTCGACCAGTACGGCCGCGACTACATGGAGATCGGCGCGGACAGCCTTCAGACCAGGCTCGCCGGTGACCTCGTCGTCCTGCAACAGCAGCTGGACTCCCCGACGATGTGGGCGACCGCCGCCCGCGCACTCACCACCTACGGCAAGACGACCAAGGATCCGACCGAGGCGATCGGCTGGTACGACACCGCCCGGATCGCCGCCGACCGCTCCGACGACCTCGCTGTACGGGTCTGGGTACGCGGCCGGGCCGCCATCGCCCTAGCCTACGAAGGCGCAGCCCTACCCGTCGCCAAGCGGTACGCCGACGAAGCCATCGCCCTGTCCGACCGGCCATCCCTCGGACGCCTCCAAGCGTTGATGGCCCGCGCACACGTCGCCGCCGGACGAGGCGACATCACCGGAGCCATCGCCGCCGACGAAGACGCACGACGAGTCTTCGACCAGACTGCCTCACCAGACGGGGAGATCTCCGACGCCGCTGTACCCGCCTGGCGCATGGCCACCTTCCGGTCGATGCTCTACGCCCGACTCGGCATAACCCGCCCCGGCGAGCAGGCCCAGGCCGACGCCGACCGACTCCGACCGCCGTCACTGACCCGGTTCGCCACCCACGTCGAGCTACACCGCGCCCTTATGATGACCAAGTCCGGGGACCGATCCGGAGGACTCGCGTATGCCCGACGGGCCTGGGCAACACTGCCAGCAGACCGCCGCTCACAAACCCTCGGACTGGTGCTGCAAGAAGTCGAGAGAGCGGCACGCAAGCCAGCCTGA